The genome window CTCTCAAATCTCTCCTTGGCTTTTCTTGTGAATTATACTCTTCTTCAAAAGCTTTTGCAGTATCCCAATCAAGGTAAGAATATAAAAAGTTTATTTCAGCAAAAACAGGAGCCACTCCCGCAAAATCCCAATCTAAAACACATAAATTCCCATCTTCATCTTTCACAATATTATCAGGATGTGAATCATTATGGCAAAAAGCCTCTGAAAACATATTACCATACCCCCAAATTTCTTCTTGCATAGAATCCAATCCGATAGCAGACATAAGATTATTGTATCTGGGAGATCTATCTAATACCCTAGAAGTCTTTAATTCCTCAGCCTTTTCGACAGATGATTGATGTATTCTATTTAAAAACTTAGCAAGTACGTGTATATTGTCCTTATCAATAGCTTGTCCCTTATTGCCCTGCCCCATAACATTAACTTTTGCCATAACACTATAAGGACAACATTTCTTATCAGAAACAATCTCATAAATAGGAGGAATAACAACACCCTCTATATCTGAGGTCAGTTCTATTGCATAATCTGAGATTACTTTAGCATAATGCTTTACTTGCAACCAATCTTGCTTAGATTCACATTTCCCCCGCTCATTCATCCTGTGAACAATATATACTTCCCCAGTTACTTCATCAAGAACCTCTCTAA of Alphaproteobacteria bacterium contains these proteins:
- a CDS encoding aminoglycoside phosphotransferase family protein; this translates as MSDDINQKYNFDWNKGKSIGEGNLSEVREVLDEVTGEVYIVHRMNERGKCESKQDWLQVKHYAKVISDYAIELTSDIEGVVIPPIYEIVSDKKCCPYSVMAKVNVMGQGNKGQAIDKDNIHVLAKFLNRIHQSSVEKAEELKTSRVLDRSPRYNNLMSAIGLDSMQEEIWGYGNMFSEAFCHNDSHPDNIVKDEDGNLCVLDWDFAGVAPVFAEINFLYSYLDWDTAKAFEEEYNSQEKPRRDLRVCPEMFVFSSFDNLSNSLKFLSWCDKRGCLEEGLEKAREGLNKVLNCLDRIGEKDLKEQLVGLVNEQASPYVVMSADKQSAENNKPVKKAKPLKMYSI